One segment of Nostoc flagelliforme CCNUN1 DNA contains the following:
- a CDS encoding SH3 domain-containing protein, whose protein sequence is MLSGLTKFILGFFLAIAVLIGGSAAIALYFMNRTGIAPAKPVFSNDSPSVKAQAPKAIQPGGAKPTLTPGTKAESSPSSTPAPTESPKATPSAKPLPSGAYRGRVTWAEGLSLRSQPNQEAEKIGGVAFNQKIIILEQSQDKSWQKIRLEGSEQEGWVKAGNTQKVDEKPEDTQQPER, encoded by the coding sequence ATGTTGTCTGGCTTAACAAAGTTTATACTTGGGTTTTTCTTAGCGATCGCTGTCTTAATAGGTGGCAGCGCTGCAATTGCACTCTATTTCATGAATCGCACCGGCATAGCTCCTGCCAAACCCGTTTTTTCCAACGATAGTCCCTCGGTGAAAGCCCAAGCTCCCAAAGCAATTCAACCTGGAGGAGCTAAACCCACTCTTACACCTGGGACAAAGGCTGAATCGTCTCCAAGCTCAACCCCCGCTCCCACAGAATCACCAAAGGCTACCCCATCAGCAAAACCATTACCATCGGGAGCTTACCGAGGGCGTGTTACTTGGGCTGAAGGCTTGAGTTTGCGATCGCAACCAAATCAAGAAGCTGAAAAGATTGGTGGGGTTGCTTTTAATCAAAAAATTATTATTTTGGAACAAAGCCAAGATAAATCCTGGCAAAAGATCCGTTTGGAAGGTAGCGAACAAGAAGGTTGGGTGAAAGCAGGTAATACTCAAAAAGTTGATGAAAAACCAGAGGACACACAACAACCGGAGCGATAA